The Hyphomonadaceae bacterium ML37 genome includes a region encoding these proteins:
- the parC gene encoding DNA topoisomerase IV subunit A codes for MGEQFPGDGGRIFEESFEDALSSRYLAYALSTITQRALPDARDGLKPVHRRLLYAMRLLKLDPDSAFKKCARVVGDVIGRFHPHGDQAVYEALVRLAQDFASRYPLVEGQGNFGNVDGDGAAAMRYTEARLTEAARLILQDYDAGTVDFRTTYDGEDEEPLVLPAAFPNLLANGSAGIAVGMATNIPPHNAAELCDAARHLIKTPNAATETLMNYVKGPDFPTGGVCVEPAGSMLEAYVTGRGGFRLRARWEVEEAARGQWRVVVTEIPYLVQKSRLIERIASLMELKKLPLLADVMDESAEDIRVVFEPKSRSVDPALLMESLFRVTDLEVRFAMNMNVLDATGAPRVVGLKEALRIWLDHRQVVVVRRARARLEKVEDRLEVLAGYIIAFLNLDEVIRIIREEDEPRPVLMAAFSLTERQAEAILNMRLRSLRKLEEMTLRAEADTLGGERSALQELIADEAVQWKAVDTEIAEVKKRFGPATPLGKRRTEFADAPSADLSDAVDEALIAREPITVVLSRMGWIRALKGHVDDLSTLKHKDGDETLFAVKAETTDKLLLFTTDGRWFTLDAAKLPGGRGFGEPVRLMVDAADDADPVSLMRHDPARKLLLASTSGHGFIAEEKELPAAKRAGRQVLTLSAGARAMAAVPVTGDRVAVLGENRKLLVFPLDDMPEMVRGKGVRLIGGSKQAGLADITVFASEEGLVRIDPAGRRHLVEDWRLFEGRRAQAGKLAPKGFTSKRFDGR; via the coding sequence ATGGGCGAGCAGTTTCCCGGAGACGGCGGGCGGATATTCGAGGAGAGCTTTGAGGATGCGCTGTCCTCGCGCTATCTCGCCTATGCGCTGTCCACCATCACCCAGCGGGCGTTGCCTGATGCGCGCGACGGGCTGAAACCGGTTCACCGGCGCCTGCTCTACGCCATGCGGCTGCTCAAGCTGGACCCGGACTCGGCGTTCAAGAAGTGTGCGCGCGTGGTGGGCGATGTGATCGGCCGCTTCCACCCCCATGGCGACCAGGCGGTGTATGAAGCGCTGGTGCGCCTGGCCCAGGATTTCGCCAGCCGCTATCCGCTGGTCGAGGGCCAGGGCAATTTCGGCAATGTGGACGGCGATGGCGCTGCGGCCATGCGCTATACCGAAGCGCGCCTGACCGAAGCCGCACGTCTGATCCTGCAGGATTACGATGCCGGCACGGTCGATTTTCGCACCACGTATGACGGCGAGGATGAGGAGCCGCTGGTGCTTCCCGCCGCCTTCCCGAACCTTCTGGCCAATGGCTCGGCGGGTATTGCGGTGGGCATGGCCACCAATATCCCGCCCCATAACGCCGCCGAGCTGTGCGATGCGGCGCGCCATCTGATCAAGACGCCCAATGCAGCCACCGAGACCCTGATGAACTACGTCAAGGGGCCCGACTTCCCCACGGGCGGCGTGTGCGTCGAACCGGCCGGCTCCATGTTGGAGGCCTATGTGACCGGGCGCGGGGGCTTCCGCCTGCGCGCGCGCTGGGAGGTGGAGGAGGCGGCGCGCGGCCAGTGGCGCGTGGTGGTCACCGAGATTCCCTACCTGGTCCAGAAATCCCGCCTGATCGAACGCATCGCGTCGCTGATGGAGCTAAAGAAGCTGCCGCTTCTGGCCGATGTGATGGACGAGAGCGCGGAGGATATCCGCGTCGTGTTCGAGCCCAAAAGCCGCAGCGTCGATCCGGCCTTGCTAATGGAATCGCTGTTCCGGGTCACCGATCTGGAAGTGCGCTTCGCCATGAACATGAACGTGCTGGACGCCACCGGCGCGCCGCGCGTGGTGGGGCTGAAAGAGGCGCTGCGCATCTGGCTGGATCACCGGCAGGTGGTGGTGGTGCGCCGCGCCCGCGCCCGGCTGGAAAAGGTGGAGGACCGGCTGGAGGTTCTGGCCGGCTATATCATCGCCTTCCTCAATCTGGACGAGGTGATCCGCATCATCCGCGAGGAGGATGAGCCGCGCCCCGTCCTGATGGCGGCGTTCAGCCTGACCGAGCGTCAGGCCGAGGCCATCCTGAACATGCGCCTGCGCTCTTTGCGCAAACTGGAAGAAATGACCCTGCGCGCCGAGGCGGACACGCTGGGCGGGGAGCGCTCGGCGCTGCAGGAACTGATCGCCGACGAGGCCGTGCAGTGGAAGGCCGTGGACACCGAAATCGCCGAGGTGAAGAAGCGCTTCGGCCCCGCCACGCCTCTGGGCAAGCGCCGCACCGAGTTCGCCGATGCGCCTTCGGCCGATCTGTCCGACGCGGTGGACGAGGCCCTCATCGCGCGCGAGCCGATCACGGTCGTCCTGTCGCGCATGGGCTGGATCCGCGCTCTGAAGGGCCATGTGGATGATCTGTCGACGCTGAAGCACAAGGACGGGGACGAGACCCTGTTCGCGGTCAAGGCCGAGACCACAGACAAGCTCCTCCTGTTCACCACGGACGGGCGCTGGTTCACCCTGGATGCGGCGAAACTGCCCGGCGGGCGCGGCTTTGGCGAGCCGGTGCGCCTGATGGTGGACGCCGCCGACGATGCCGACCCGGTATCGCTTATGCGCCACGATCCGGCGCGCAAGCTCCTGCTCGCCTCCACATCGGGCCATGGCTTCATCGCGGAGGAAAAGGAACTGCCCGCCGCCAAGCGGGCCGGGCGCCAGGTGCTGACGCTGTCTGCCGGCGCGCGCGCCATGGCCGCTGTGCCGGTCACGGGTGACCGGGTGGCTGTGCTGGGCGAGAACCGCAAGCTGCTGGTCTTCCCGCTCGACGACATGCCCGAAATGGTGCGCGGCAAGGGCGTGCGCCTGATCGGCGGCTCCAAGCAGGCCGGGCTCGCCGACATCACAGTGTTCGCCAGCGAAGAGGGTCTGGTGCGCATTGATCCGGCAGGCCGGCGCCATCTGGTTGAAGATTGGCGCCTGTTCGAAGGCCGGCGCGCCCAGGCCGGCAAGCTGGCGCCCAAAGGCTTCACGTCCAAGCGGTTTGACGGGCGGTAG
- a CDS encoding CRISPR-associated endonuclease Cas1, which yields MAHNADPSKARDQNAIPQDWLTYQSRSSLRAKKVPSNRRATHPVNAMLNYAYGMLEIRTRIAIIADGYDPTIGIVHGDTRPDRDTFVFDRMESARPEAERKVLEMLREHEFSAKDFGVSENGTCRVGALIPRLLASRITPQII from the coding sequence ATGGCGCACAACGCCGATCCGTCGAAAGCGCGCGATCAGAACGCCATCCCGCAAGATTGGCTGACCTATCAATCACGCTCATCGCTCAGGGCGAAGAAGGTTCCGAGCAACCGGCGGGCAACGCACCCGGTCAACGCCATGCTCAATTACGCCTACGGCATGCTCGAAATTCGCACCCGCATCGCGATCATCGCAGACGGATATGACCCGACAATCGGGATTGTTCATGGTGACACGCGCCCAGACCGCGATACATTCGTATTCGACCGGATGGAGTCGGCTAGGCCGGAAGCTGAGCGCAAGGTGCTGGAGATGCTCCGGGAGCATGAGTTCAGCGCAAAGGATTTTGGCGTGAGTGAGAATGGGACGTGTCGGGTGGGTGCATTAATACCAAGGCTTCTTGCTAGCCGCATCACGCCTCAAATAATTTAG
- a CDS encoding LemA family protein, producing MEFMVFLAIIVVIGLVIVLIYNRLVALRQTTRQAWGDIDVQLKQRHDLVPNLVETVKGYAAHESQTLENVVKARQQAVDASSVKDLAQAENMLTGALRQLFALSEAYPDLKANQNFLKLQNELADLENKIAAARRFFNNAVSEYNTAIEQFPAVVLAGMFGFKEKEFFEIGGTERATPSVSF from the coding sequence ATGGAATTCATGGTGTTTTTGGCCATCATCGTGGTGATCGGCCTGGTCATCGTCCTGATCTACAACCGGCTGGTCGCGCTGCGTCAGACGACGCGTCAGGCCTGGGGCGATATCGACGTCCAGCTCAAGCAGCGCCACGATCTGGTCCCCAATCTGGTGGAGACCGTGAAAGGCTACGCCGCCCACGAGAGCCAGACGCTGGAAAACGTGGTCAAAGCCCGCCAGCAGGCGGTGGACGCCAGCTCGGTGAAAGACCTGGCCCAGGCCGAGAACATGCTGACCGGCGCGCTGCGCCAGCTGTTCGCTCTGTCGGAAGCCTATCCGGACCTGAAGGCGAACCAGAATTTCCTCAAACTCCAGAACGAGCTGGCGGATCTGGAAAACAAGATCGCCGCCGCGCGCCGCTTCTTCAACAATGCCGTGTCGGAATACAACACCGCCATCGAACAATTCCCGGCGGTCGTGCTGGCGGGCATGTTCGGCTTCAAGGAGAAGGAATTCTTCGAGATCGGCGGTACGGAACGCGCGACGCCGTCTGTGTCTTTCTAG
- a CDS encoding Fic family protein, giving the protein MRRDAMRVNLLDVRPRFAYPDLDHHHLEALLTGLKALRALPDDIALARDLARTSARHQSSLLRHADHLAGRTRPSLDDLQDAPADLNMIAKRVLGACAEFRTRTARSGVCGNYRMLYPDPEHLPELMDQWRALTLAAAPHPLAWAMMRYLALVLIHPYRDGNGRMARAVLEIDLSQITGGAIAPLTLSPFIHNDIHGLAEAVVNAHRLNTNQPLFSWLARLFQSRLAYRPRP; this is encoded by the coding sequence ATGCGCCGTGACGCCATGCGGGTGAACCTGTTGGACGTGAGGCCCAGATTCGCCTACCCCGACCTTGATCATCACCATCTGGAAGCGCTTCTGACCGGGCTGAAGGCGCTGCGGGCGCTGCCTGATGACATCGCGCTGGCCCGAGACCTGGCCAGGACGAGCGCCCGCCATCAATCGAGCCTGCTCCGGCATGCCGATCATCTTGCCGGGCGGACACGTCCTTCACTGGACGACCTGCAAGACGCCCCGGCCGATCTAAACATGATCGCGAAACGCGTGCTGGGCGCCTGCGCCGAATTTCGCACCCGAACAGCCCGATCAGGCGTCTGCGGCAACTACCGGATGCTGTATCCCGACCCGGAACACCTGCCGGAACTGATGGACCAGTGGCGCGCCCTGACTCTTGCAGCGGCGCCTCACCCTTTAGCCTGGGCCATGATGCGGTATCTCGCGCTGGTTTTGATTCACCCATATCGCGATGGCAATGGACGCATGGCGCGCGCCGTTCTGGAGATCGACCTGAGCCAGATAACAGGTGGCGCCATCGCGCCGCTCACTCTGTCGCCCTTCATTCACAACGATATTCACGGGCTGGCTGAAGCCGTCGTTAATGCGCACAGACTAAACACCAACCAGCCGCTTTTCAGCTGGCTGGCGCGCCTGTTTCAAAGCCGTCTGGCGTATCGGCCCCGCCCCTAG
- a CDS encoding M48 family metallopeptidase, which translates to MIAAAGLRTHIWNNNLKSIVLMAGFPVLLLALTYAGALFFVAYSADAPGQQEFALALDWTLSAIPFVLVAAGVWFIIAWLGYQRMIDAATGAHTVRRTDEPKLYNLLENLCISRGLTMPALRIIETPSLNAYATGLSERQAAVTVTRGLMDSLDDDELEAVLAHELTHIRNRDVRLLVISVIFVGIISFVGQIFARGMLRGSVARAGGARRGGGGNAGVLIIVALAIVALSYVLAIMIRFAMSRKREYMADAGAVELTRNPDAMIGALNKISGRTTIDKAPEEVRQMFLHDDSASFAGLFTTHPPIPKRIAALEAYAGGSSVRAGA; encoded by the coding sequence ATGATCGCTGCGGCGGGTCTGCGCACGCATATCTGGAACAATAACCTGAAATCCATTGTCCTGATGGCGGGGTTTCCGGTGCTCCTGCTGGCGCTGACCTATGCCGGGGCGCTGTTCTTCGTTGCCTACTCGGCCGATGCGCCGGGCCAGCAGGAATTCGCGCTGGCGCTGGACTGGACGCTGTCGGCCATCCCCTTCGTGCTGGTGGCCGCCGGGGTCTGGTTCATCATCGCCTGGCTCGGCTATCAGCGGATGATTGACGCGGCCACTGGCGCCCATACCGTGCGCCGGACTGATGAGCCCAAGCTCTATAATCTGCTCGAAAACCTGTGCATCTCGCGCGGGCTGACCATGCCGGCCTTGCGCATCATCGAAACGCCGTCCCTGAATGCCTACGCCACCGGGCTCAGCGAGCGCCAGGCGGCGGTGACGGTGACGCGCGGGCTGATGGACAGCCTTGATGATGACGAGCTCGAAGCGGTGCTGGCCCATGAGCTGACGCATATTCGAAACCGCGATGTGCGCCTTCTGGTGATTTCGGTGATCTTCGTGGGGATTATTTCCTTCGTCGGCCAGATCTTCGCGCGTGGCATGTTGCGCGGCTCGGTCGCGCGTGCGGGCGGGGCGCGCCGGGGCGGAGGCGGCAATGCGGGCGTGCTGATCATCGTGGCGCTGGCCATTGTGGCGCTGAGCTATGTTTTGGCGATCATGATCCGCTTCGCCATGTCGCGAAAACGCGAATACATGGCCGATGCGGGCGCGGTGGAACTGACGCGCAATCCCGATGCGATGATCGGGGCGCTGAACAAGATTTCAGGGCGCACCACCATCGACAAAGCGCCCGAGGAAGTGCGCCAGATGTTCCTGCACGATGATTCAGCCTCGTTCGCGGGCCTGTTCACCACCCACCCGCCCATCCCCAAGCGGATCGCGGCGCTGGAGGCCTATGCGGGGGGATCGTCGGTCCGGGCCGGGGCCTGA
- a CDS encoding AI-2E family transporter — translation MVHDARRLQLQRVFIVALALGLTAVFLWMIRDFLGALFLAAVMAIFLMPVQRRLSSLMGGRPKITASLLLVLAVFLILLPLLAILGVVAQQAVEVGQTVLPWLQGEIRNFREEGLAGLPDWVPFKDALAPYQGEMARRLNELASGLGGAMINGLTRATGGALGFALGAIVFLFALFYLLTSGESSLKGAMNLLPMRDRDREVLAERTLSTIRATVKGTFIIALIQGSLTGGAMAIAGVPGSVFWGAVAGLISIIPAVGTPLVWGPAVIWLFATGSPVAAVVLAIFGFVVIMHVDNVLRPMLVGKDAKMSDLMVLLSTLGGLTLFGFIGLVIGPVVAALFTSVWFIYARTYRDLLDEDDAPQAPARTDDPPA, via the coding sequence ATGGTTCATGACGCGCGCCGGCTTCAGCTTCAACGGGTCTTCATTGTCGCGCTCGCGCTGGGCCTGACCGCCGTTTTCCTCTGGATGATCCGCGATTTTCTCGGCGCGCTGTTTCTGGCGGCTGTGATGGCCATTTTCCTGATGCCGGTGCAGCGCAGGCTGTCATCACTCATGGGCGGGCGTCCCAAGATTACCGCGTCCCTGCTGCTGGTTCTGGCCGTCTTCCTGATCCTCCTGCCCCTGCTGGCAATTCTGGGGGTTGTCGCCCAGCAGGCAGTGGAGGTGGGCCAGACCGTGCTGCCCTGGCTGCAGGGCGAGATCCGCAATTTCCGCGAAGAAGGCCTGGCCGGTCTGCCCGACTGGGTGCCGTTCAAGGACGCCCTCGCCCCCTATCAGGGCGAAATGGCCCGCCGGCTCAATGAGCTGGCCTCCGGTCTGGGCGGCGCGATGATCAATGGCCTGACCCGCGCTACGGGCGGCGCGCTGGGTTTTGCGCTGGGCGCCATCGTCTTCCTGTTCGCCCTGTTCTATCTGCTCACATCCGGCGAGAGCTCGCTCAAGGGCGCCATGAACCTCTTGCCGATGCGCGACCGCGATCGCGAAGTGCTGGCGGAACGCACGCTCTCGACGATCCGGGCCACCGTGAAAGGCACCTTCATCATCGCCCTGATCCAGGGCTCGCTGACCGGCGGCGCCATGGCCATTGCGGGCGTGCCGGGCTCGGTGTTCTGGGGCGCAGTGGCGGGCCTTATCTCTATCATTCCGGCCGTCGGCACGCCGCTGGTCTGGGGGCCGGCGGTCATCTGGCTGTTCGCCACGGGCTCGCCCGTCGCGGCGGTCGTGCTGGCCATATTCGGCTTTGTCGTCATCATGCATGTCGACAACGTGCTGCGCCCGATGCTGGTGGGCAAGGACGCCAAAATGAGCGATCTGATGGTGCTGTTGTCGACGCTGGGCGGCCTGACCCTGTTCGGCTTTATCGGCCTGGTGATCGGCCCGGTCGTCGCCGCCCTGTTCACCTCGGTCTGGTTCATATACGCGCGCACCTATCGCGACCTCCTGGACGAGGACGACGCGCCTCAGGCCCCGGCCCGGACCGACGATCCCCCCGCATAG